One part of the Enterococcus sp. DIV1094 genome encodes these proteins:
- a CDS encoding L-lactate dehydrogenase, whose product MVANTEKKDHQKVILVGDGAVGSSYAFALVTQNIAQEVGIIDINTAKTEGDAIDLSHALAFTSPKKIYSASYADAHDADLVVITAGAPQKPGETRLDLVNKNLKINREVVTQIVDSGFNGIFLVAANPVDILTYSTWKFSGFPKERVIGSGTSLDSARFRQALAELVDVDARNVHAYILGEHGDSEFPVWSHANVAGLQIYEWVKNNPDVDEEAMVNLFFGVRDAAYTIIEKKGATFYGIAVALARITRAILDDENAVLPLSVYMNGEYGLNDIYIGAPAVINRQGIQKVIEIPLSDSEQDRMAASAKQLKDILDEAFAALDAE is encoded by the coding sequence ATGGTTGCAAATACAGAAAAAAAAGATCATCAAAAAGTTATTCTTGTCGGAGACGGTGCTGTAGGTTCTAGCTATGCTTTCGCTTTAGTGACACAAAACATCGCTCAAGAAGTAGGGATCATTGATATAAATACTGCAAAAACTGAAGGAGATGCCATTGACTTATCACATGCTTTAGCATTTACTTCACCTAAAAAAATCTATTCTGCATCTTATGCAGATGCACATGATGCAGATTTAGTCGTTATTACAGCTGGTGCACCACAAAAACCAGGTGAAACACGTTTAGATCTAGTAAATAAAAACTTAAAAATCAACCGCGAAGTTGTTACACAGATCGTTGACTCAGGTTTTAACGGTATCTTCTTAGTCGCTGCTAACCCAGTTGATATTTTAACTTACTCTACTTGGAAATTCTCAGGTTTCCCTAAAGAGCGCGTAATCGGTTCAGGAACTTCACTTGACTCTGCTCGTTTCCGTCAAGCACTTGCTGAATTAGTTGATGTGGATGCACGTAACGTCCATGCGTATATTTTAGGTGAACATGGTGATTCTGAATTCCCAGTATGGTCACATGCCAACGTTGCTGGTCTACAAATCTATGAATGGGTTAAAAATAATCCAGACGTTGATGAAGAAGCAATGGTTAACTTATTCTTTGGTGTACGTGATGCTGCGTATACGATCATCGAGAAAAAAGGCGCAACATTCTACGGTATCGCTGTTGCATTAGCACGTATCACTCGCGCAATCTTAGATGATGAAAATGCCGTTCTTCCATTATCTGTTTACATGAATGGCGAATACGGTCTAAACGATATCTATATCGGCGCACCAGCAGTTATCAACCGTCAAGGTATCCAAAAAGTTATCGAAATTCCATTAAGCGATAGTGAACAAGATCGTATGGCTGCGTCAGCAAAACAATTAAAAGACATCTTAGATGAAGCTTTTGCTGCATTAGACGCAGAATAA